Within the Echinicola sp. 20G genome, the region AAATTGGTGCTTTCACCTATAATAAGACCTTCGAAAACCCCATATTGCTTAATTGTAACTTCTAAACTTACTTGACCATGATCTCTCGAAAGACCATTGTAATTAGAATAGTACTTCTTGTTGGGACAGCCATTTCCTTATTCTTCGTGCCTTGGCTGCTGGTGAAAGCATGGATACTTCCGCTTCCGGATACAGTCCAAGAACAGGTCGATGAAGCCATTGGCCATGGATTTGACGGAATGATTGTGTACATAGATCAGGCAGGAAAGCCTTCACAATATTTCGCCTCCGGCTGGCACAACAGAGATGCAAAGATTCCTGCCCAACCTCACGCCTTGTTCAAAATTGCCAGCATAGGAAAGCTCTATGATGCAGTGGCAGTAACCAAAATGGTTAGCTCAGGACGCTTGTCATTGGATAAAACCCTTGCTGATTACATGCCTGAATTGGTAGGTACTATTGATAATGCCGAACAGATCACGTTAAGAAACATGGTCCAGCACCGAAGTGGGATTCCTAATTATACAGATGCGCCAAATTACTGGGCCACTCCTTCCATGACCTATGAAGAAATTCTCACCTTGATTCAAGGCCTACCGGCCAACTTTGAACCAGGTGAGGATTATGAGTACTGCAACACCAATTACCTGCTATTAGGTAAGATCATGGATAAGGTGCTGGGGTATGAGAACTACCGATTCAAACAAGAAGAAATCCTGACTCCACTCAAGCTGACCAATACATATGGATCATTGAACGAAGTGAATATGGATGATGTAATGAGTGGTTATCACGTTGGACATCCACACGATTTAAAGGCAGACGATCTTGGAATGGTAGCAACTGCCGAGGATGTAGGCATCTTCTTAAGAGCACTTAACGATGGATCTTTATTTATGGAGGGCGAAAAGGAAATCTATTCTTCCATCTACAAATACGAACACGCAGGATGGGTACCAGGATATCAAAGTTTTGCAGCGTATTATGAAGATATAGATGCTGTGGTCATTACGTTCTACAGCACAACGGACCCTAAACTTTACAATTGGAATTTGTCTGAAATCATAAATAGTCGAATAGTCAACATATTGAGAAAGCAAAAGAGCAACTAATCGTATCTTTGAATAACTGCTATTAAGGTTTATGTGGTTTGGTGTTGGGCATTGCAAATTCTGCTTATTGGGGGTTAAAAATAGGCTAATTGAGAAGTTCAGAGGGACAGTGTCAATTTTAATCATCCCGCACCTGTGAGCTGAGGAATAGCACAGCTGGGGAATTTGGCTTGTGAATTGAATTTGGGAAAGAGGCATTACAAATGCCCCTGATTTATAGGTCCAGATTGCAAATCTGGACCAGCTGGTTATTAGGAAACTGTATTTTCCTTACGTTTTGTCCCCGAAAGTAATCGGGACAGGCTTAGACACAATAAGTAACAACCTAGCCTAAAGTCAGGCAGGAAACCTTTCCTTACTTTTTGTCTTAGACACAAAAAGTAACAAAAAAGTCAAGCCAGAAATCAAGCTTCTGCCCGCAAGCCCTCCGCTGGCCCGCATTTCTGGCTTCCCTCGCGCATCCTAGAGGAAACAGTGCCTGCTACATATTACGGCGCAAAGGCTAAGATATTTTAATCTTTGTGAGCATTTCAAACACCCGTTATAGATAAGTATGAATTGAAAATAGGTAAAGCGTGGAGTTCGGTAAAGGGGGAAAGTGTATTGTATGTTGAGATGAGTTTTTGCTTATTTTTAAGCTTTCCAACTTTTTATTCAGTAATGTTTTGTTCCTGATGGGCATCTTGAATGCTTCGCATTTTCATTGATGAAAAAGTAGGCAAACCTGCCTGCCGGCAGGCAGGAAGTCTAGGACGTGGAGCATTAAACGGATTTCGATGGGTATTTCGTTTATTATGGATTTGGTAGGTGTAAAGAGGAGACATACAGGGAAACTCAACTTTAGGTGATCCCACACCTTTGCACCGTGGCGTAGCACAGCTGGCGTGACAACAGACTGACAGGACTACAGGGACTTTGGAAAAGGGCAATAAAAACTGAAAAGCGATGAAGGCCATCGCAATAGGAATACTACTCCTGCTAGCGCAAGCAAAAAGTATCATTCGCTTTTCAGTAAGGTCGGAAACCCTTTATCACGAAGGGTCATCCGGTAATCCAAACCCTAGGCTTTCACAGGAGTGAATTTTTCAATCACAACGGTTCCCACAGAGGCGCTTTCAATCTCGATAGTCACTTCTTGCTTGGTCGTACGGTCAGTCCCCTTCAATCCCAGGGTGTAAATGGCCTCTATGGTAGTGCTGCGTGGTGTCAGCGTCATGAAAGCCTTTGCAATATGCTCAGGAGGAATGTTCAAAAGCAGCCCTTTGGATACGGTAACGGTCCTGCTCTTGGTCTCTTCCCGGCCAAAGGTAAAGGTATTCTCAAAAGTAGCTGTAATGGTTTGTGACAAGCTGGCGCTCAAAGGGCCTTTTTCTATCCCAACTGTGACCGTTCTGCTTATTTCAAGTCCAAAGAGGGTAGAGTTGCTAAACGACCTGGTGAAGGTCTCCTCGTAGGCGGTTTGTAATTGAAGGTTAACCTGTTGCTGCAAACTCGATCCGTTTTGTGCCGTGCTCTCAATAAGAATGGGTTCACCATCTTTGGGTACCTCGCTGATGTATTCAATGTTTGTCACTTCCAGATTATCCTGTACGATTTGGATACTTGAGACTTTATCGTCAAAGCCAAAAATCCCCAGGTCGTGGTACTCACCAGGTTCCAGCGTAAGCGAAGGGCCTTGCAAGTTAGAATCTCTAAATAGGGTAATCGTAACTCCTTCAGGCACCCTCACCGAAGAAAAAACATCATGTTTTAGAAAAGGAGAATCAAGATTGGTCACTTGCCCGGTTGCCGCCAAATTTTGCTGGATACCACTGAAGTTGATGCTTGTGTAGAATTCGATAATAGGAAAAATTTCCGAATCGTGATCGAATACTTTTACCGAGTCGATTTTGTTGTTTTGTCCACCCAAGTTGGCATAGTCGCCTGCAAAAAGGATAAAGGAGCC harbors:
- a CDS encoding beta/gamma crystallin-related protein — translated: MAIKIFDGLNFTGDNVTLEAGKYPVLPTLGIDKLSSVKVEPGTYAEFFITRGFRDGSFILFAGDYANLGGQNNKIDSVKVFDHDSEIFPIIEFYTSINFSGIQQNLAATGQVTNLDSPFLKHDVFSSVRVPEGVTITLFRDSNLQGPSLTLEPGEYHDLGIFGFDDKVSSIQIVQDNLEVTNIEYISEVPKDGEPILIESTAQNGSSLQQQVNLQLQTAYEETFTRSFSNSTLFGLEISRTVTVGIEKGPLSASLSQTITATFENTFTFGREETKSRTVTVSKGLLLNIPPEHIAKAFMTLTPRSTTIEAIYTLGLKGTDRTTKQEVTIEIESASVGTVVIEKFTPVKA
- a CDS encoding serine hydrolase; the protein is MISRKTIVIRIVLLVGTAISLFFVPWLLVKAWILPLPDTVQEQVDEAIGHGFDGMIVYIDQAGKPSQYFASGWHNRDAKIPAQPHALFKIASIGKLYDAVAVTKMVSSGRLSLDKTLADYMPELVGTIDNAEQITLRNMVQHRSGIPNYTDAPNYWATPSMTYEEILTLIQGLPANFEPGEDYEYCNTNYLLLGKIMDKVLGYENYRFKQEEILTPLKLTNTYGSLNEVNMDDVMSGYHVGHPHDLKADDLGMVATAEDVGIFLRALNDGSLFMEGEKEIYSSIYKYEHAGWVPGYQSFAAYYEDIDAVVITFYSTTDPKLYNWNLSEIINSRIVNILRKQKSN